The Ipomoea triloba cultivar NCNSP0323 chromosome 4, ASM357664v1 DNA segment aggattttcaaacatcattttctcaaacaataaggttttgacaacctttatatcaaaatagcatacgtttttcaacgtaagttttcataaacatttttggatacgcttcatatgtccatctcatacttaaaatcaaccaacatccttaactatcgtcctcaacaacttccactatgatcaacaccattagatcataacttgaggatatcgtccatccaaatatatataaattctaataggtaaggtcattgcctaaccataacctaaaaatcatgagattatcatttaatctccatcattaatccacgtccttagcatcacctaatcaccattaactcactaactacctcacaattatcattaacacatccataatcataataagcataattcagaaaatttcagcttggcgcagtccgaaagattgagccggtaaaaataattcccgaactctttttcacttgaaatttttatggtagaatcccaacttatagtacttgatgtccataaaaagttttggtcattttggtccgcgaataaacacagaaaattccatctttgcccttggcagtgtgctgtccagcatttttccttctctggaccagttttgggaaaaattccgaaaaccatacttatactactccaaaaattatgaaagtttatatgcggcttctacacttatagaactacatgtataaaaaaaattggaccaaaataatttaccgatttttcccagaaattcacggaagttactgacagaaatctgtcctgatttcctttctctatttccacaagtataagcttatatagacataaatacaacatatacaagcatatccaagctatgaacttgtatacgaaaatattcccaaagctccaaaaacaccatatttcaactaaaatcaattatccaaattcaagtgactaattccaacttaagggaattccttacctcacaagtgtgtaatatcaccgtaaaagtagtcttgaacctttatccccaagtttcaccgaaaaaccctaggtagaatacaccaccataacaacatatttaagaaatctttacctacaatcaagttctagggaagaaatcaagactttttaaccgaataaaaccgcaaacttaccgaatagttgaagacttgtgtggagattggctatggaagcttgaagcgaggaagaagaggatgaagaagatgaaagctcacactctctccctctctttgtATTTCGGCCAAGGCAAGAACAAAAGGGCAAGgagaataaacatgttttagacacttagtactttgaggggaatgtttgcatggaagaattaaaatagaataaaataatggtgtatttttaaacttatcagttggggtccaaacagataaagtttcggtagaaaataatttaaacaggaataattttgaaaccaaaaaatttatcccagaccgaaacttgaaattgggctaggttcggtacaccgcggaattttagcgatgtacgttCAAAATGAATCTTTttctgctatgggctgatttaattgaattggaaattcaatattaataacatggtgtctaataattcatttcctaggataatcgggtccgaatactagttcccaaaattttacggttcgtgaccggcacgaacgatcgcaacttaataacaactattcttcctaaaaaaaattctcttgaagcctcgagggactatttcatgaatgtcatagcttaaggaaatatttttcgaaccttagtcttacgaaAATGCCGAGGGGTTACATCGCGAGGGCGTCCTTCGGGGCAGTTGACCTCGCCGGGAGGTCTTTGTCCGAGAACCAAATGGGTTCCCGTCGAGGCTTCTTCGTGGCCGGGCGATCATCGACAGCCCCCACGAAGGCCTGCTCCCCTAAGGCTTCCCCGCCAAATATGACGTTAACTACTGGTCGATTGGGTTCGTCtctatccttttctttttcggTTTGCGGTAGTTGGGGTGTTACACCCCTTCCCCGCGTGTCCCTTTTGGCCATCCTGTCCCAATCTATAAAGTTACCCAACTTGCCGGCCTGTATCAGTCTCTCTATTTCTTTCCTCCACGCTTGACAGTCGTTCGTGTTATGCCCATGGCAACGATGGTATTTGCAATATTTTGACATGTCCGCCCCCGAGGGGTCGGGGCGCGGGTCTGGTGTTCTCACCAGGTGACATTCCTCGGCGTAAGCCAATATGTCGCTTGGCGGGGCTCTTAGAGGGGTGAAGGGTACCAAGTGAGGCGTCCTGCCTGAGGGGGGTGCTGGTGCCCAGGGTGGCATACGAGAACCCGCGTGGGACTTGTTCCCTGGGTTGGGTTTCCCTTCTTCCCTGCCCCTTCGGGGGTGGGAGGGCATGCTACCCCCGGACTTTGAGGACCCTTCCGTGCGCGACCTCTTGCTTCCTTCCTCCTCCAGGTGTTTTAGACGGTTCGCTTCCTCCGCCTCCGCATAACGGTCGGCTTTCATCATCAGCGAGGTGTAGGTCCTTGGCGTTTTGCGGCGTAGGCTTTTATATAGATCCCCCACCCTCAGGGCGGAGATGAACATGACAATGGCCGACCTGTCATCCATGTCCTCCACTTCGGCCTCCTCCGTTCGCCAACGGATAAGGAACTCCATCAGGGTCTCATTCTTCCCTTGCTTTAAGCTCGCGAGGTGTGTGAAATGTTTTTTACACCTCCTTCCCCGCATGAAACAGGTGATGAATTTCATCGCCAATTCGTGAAATGAACCGATCGATCCACCGGGTAAGTTGGTGAACCAACGCTGAGCCCCTCCGGCCAACGTGGAGAAGAAGGCTCGGCACATGGCCGCCTCGGACGACCCCATCAGCATCATGGCGGCCTGGTAGGACAATATGTGTTCTTGCGGGTCACCAG contains these protein-coding regions:
- the LOC116016154 gene encoding uncharacterized protein LOC116016154; the protein is MEELIRWKELGDHPVVPKITITPPFTSEIMGEPLPPNFKPPNVRRFDGTGDPQEHILSYQAAMMLMGSSEAAMCRAFFSTLAGGAQRWFTNLPGGSIGSFHELAMKFITCFMRGRRCKKHFTHLASLKQGKNETLMEFLIRWRTEEAEVEDMDDRSAIVMFISALRVGDLYKSLRRKTPRTYTSLMMKADRYAEAEEANRLKHLEEEGSKRSRTEGSSKSGGSMPSHPRRGREEGKPNPGNKSHAGSRMPPWAPAPPSGRTPHLVPFTPLRAPPSDILAYAEECHLVRTPDPRPDPSGADMSKYCKYHRCHGHNTNDCQAWRKEIERLIQAGKLGNFIDWDRMAKRDTRGRGVTPQLPQTEKEKDRDEPNRPVVNVIFGGEALGEQAFVGAVDDRPATKKPRREPIWFSDKDLPARSTAPKDALAM